In Prunus dulcis chromosome 2, ALMONDv2, whole genome shotgun sequence, a single genomic region encodes these proteins:
- the LOC117619116 gene encoding protein DETOXIFICATION 43-like isoform X2, translating into MAEEQDLHAPVSKWKMPVGVFFKDARRVFKWDILGKEILDIALPAALATAADPIASLIDTAFIGHIGPVELAAAGVSIALFNQASRITVFPLVSITTSFVAEEDTVAKMNMKSEKGEQLQKADMLDDLEKGAAKPNGTAKENGKRLGNGKMEEASAEDDETTVDKLPSDLMSTNKKEKIKKQKRHIASASTALIFGTILGLLQAIFIIFSTKVLLGVMGVKSDSPMLAPAQKYLKIRSIGAPAVLLTLAMQGIFRGFKDTRTPLYVIVVGYGVNIALDPLLIFVCGLGIRGAALAHVLSQYLMALVLFIILTKKIDLLPPSIKDLQFGRFLRNGTLLLARVVAVTFCVTLAASLAAREGPTPMAAFQTCLQVWLTSSLLADGLAVAGQAILACAFAEKDYKKAIATATRVLQMSFILGVGLTFVVGIGLYFGAGIFSSDVNVLHLIRIGLPFVAATQPINSLSFVFDGVNFGASDFAYCAYSLVLVAIASIVSLFLLSKSHGFIGIWIALTIYMALRTFAGVWRMGTGTGPWRFLKGRSPP; encoded by the exons ATGGCTGAGGAGCAAGATTTGCATGCACCAGTGAGCAAGTGGAAGATGCCTGTTGGCGTTTTCTTCAAAGATGCAAG GCGGGTTTTCAAGTGGGATATTCTTGGTAAGGAGATCCTAGATATTGCATTACCTGCTGCTCTGGCTACAGCTGCTGATCCTATCGCTTCTTTGATTGACACGGCATTCATAGGTCACATAG GTCCGGTGGAACTTGCAGCAGCAGGAGTATCTATTGCCCTGTTCAATCAAGCTTCAAGAATTACTGTATTCCCATTGGTCAGTATTACAACTTCCTTTGTTGCTGAGGAAGATACTGTTGCAAAAATGAACATGAAATCAGAAAAAGGTGAGCAATTGCAAAAGGCAGACATGCTTGATGACTTGGAAAAAGGGGCTGCTAAACCAAATGGTACAGCTAAAGAAAATGGTAAGCGTCTGGGAAATGGAAAGATGGAAGAGGCTTCTGCTGAGGATGATGA AACAACAGTTGACAAGCTCCCTTCTGATCTTATGAGCACCaataagaaggaaaaaatcaAGAAACAGAAGCGACATATTGCTTCAGCATCGACAGCACTCATCTTTGGGACAATACTTGGCCTTTTGCAAGCtatatttatcattttttcaaCTAAAGTTCTTCTGGGTGTCATGGGTGTGAAATCA GATTCCCCTATGCTAGCCCCAGCACAGAAGTACTTGAAAATTAGATCGATTGGTGCACCTGCAGTTCTTCTCACATTGGCCATGCAAGGGATCTTCCGAGGTTTTAAGGATACCAGAACTCCTTTATATGTCATTG TTGTGGGATATGGAGTTAACATTGCCTTGGATCCACTGCTCATCTTTGTCTGTGGCTTGGGCATCAGAGGTGCAGCTTTGGCACATGTTCTTTCTCA GTACTTGATGGCGCTGGTACTCTTCATAAtcttaaccaaaaaaattgatcTCTTACCTCCAAGTATTAAAGATTTGCAGTTTGGTCGGTTTCTGAGGAATG GTACTCTGTTGTTGGCAAGAGTGGTTGCTGTGACCTTCTGTGTGACCTTGGCAGCATCGCTGGCTGCCCGGGAAGGTCCAACTCCTATGGCTGCATTTCAGACTTGCCTGCAGGTTTGGTTGACATCATCTCTTCTTGCTGATGGGTTAGCTGTTGCAGGGCag GCTATTCTAGCATGTGCATTTGCTGAGAAAGACTACAAGAAGGCCATAGCTACCGCAACCAGGGTATTACAG ATGAGCTTTATCCTTGGTGTGGGGCTTACTTTTGTTGTCGGAATTGGTTTGTACTTCGGAGCTGGAATCTTTTCTAGCGATGTCAATGTTTTGCACCTTATAAGGATTGGCCTCCCG TTTGTTGCAGCCACACAACCGATCAATTCACTGTCTTTTGTCTTTGATGGTGTGAACTTTGGTGCATCTGACTTTGCGTATTGTGCATACTCCTTG GTTCTGGTGGCCATAGCAAGCATTGTATCCTTGTTCCTTCTCTCCAAATCCCATGGTTTCATTGGAATTTGGATTGCTTTAACCATCTATATGGCGCTGCGTACATTTGCTGGTGTATGGAG GATGGGGACTGGAACAGGGCCTTGGCGCTTTCTCAAGGGTCGATCACCACCATAG